The Variovorax paradoxus genome window below encodes:
- a CDS encoding DUF3817 domain-containing protein: MELLLPSRAPRLSRLKRFCVLEAATLLILLLIAVPMKHLAGLPWAVSLMGPLHGLVFLGFCWKVANAAALEDVSARMGFKLVLFACLPGGGFYSWKMLDSEPASS, encoded by the coding sequence ATGGAGTTGCTCTTGCCGTCCCGAGCCCCGCGCCTTTCCCGCCTCAAACGCTTCTGCGTGCTCGAAGCCGCCACGCTGCTGATCCTGCTGCTGATCGCGGTGCCGATGAAACACCTCGCCGGCCTGCCCTGGGCCGTGAGCCTCATGGGGCCGCTGCACGGCCTCGTCTTCCTGGGCTTCTGCTGGAAGGTCGCGAACGCGGCGGCGCTCGAGGACGTCTCCGCGCGCATGGGCTTCAAGCTCGTGCTCTTCGCCTGCCTGCCGGGCGGTGGCTTCTACAGCTGGAAGATGCTCGATAGCGAGCCGGCCTCCTCATGA
- a CDS encoding CopD family protein → MTYLWLKALHLAAVLAWTGGLLLLGVAATAFGRSGGVLLPHEKRMGQAFLRWDRRVTVPAMVAVWGLGIALASLGGWFGAGWLHAKLVLVFALSGLHGVLSAFLRRQLEGMSVRERAWVRIAPALCVAAFGAIALLVVLKP, encoded by the coding sequence ATGACCTACCTGTGGCTCAAGGCGTTGCACCTGGCCGCGGTGCTCGCCTGGACCGGCGGCCTGCTGCTGCTCGGCGTGGCGGCCACCGCGTTCGGCCGTTCGGGCGGCGTGCTGCTGCCGCACGAGAAGCGCATGGGGCAGGCCTTCCTGCGCTGGGACCGCCGCGTCACCGTGCCGGCGATGGTGGCGGTATGGGGCCTGGGCATCGCGCTCGCGAGCCTGGGCGGCTGGTTCGGCGCGGGCTGGCTCCACGCGAAGCTGGTGCTGGTGTTCGCGCTGTCGGGGCTGCACGGCGTGCTGTCGGCCTTCCTCCGAAGGCAGCTCGAGGGCATGAGCGTCCGCGAGCGCGCATGGGTCCGGATCGCGCCGGCGCTGTGCGTCGCGGCGTTCGGCGCCATCGCGCTGCTCGTCGTGCTCAAGCCCTGA
- a CDS encoding cysteine hydrolase, with protein MPYQIDRINPATTAVIVVDMQNDFVAEGAQLRSAQAAAMVPTLARTLATCRERGIRVIYTAHVHRRDGCDMGLYDDLYGPIADRTALVDETPGSEIFAALAPAAGEHVVKKHRYSGFFATDLDLILREWGIDTVAITGTTTENCCHATARDAMFRNYKVAFLSDATGTFDYPDVGQGAMPAEAVHQATLTILAFSTAHVMTSEEFVGRIAR; from the coding sequence ATGCCTTATCAGATCGATCGCATCAATCCGGCGACCACCGCCGTCATCGTCGTCGACATGCAGAACGACTTCGTCGCCGAGGGCGCCCAGCTGCGCTCGGCCCAGGCCGCGGCCATGGTGCCGACGCTGGCGCGCACGCTGGCCACCTGCCGCGAGCGCGGCATCCGCGTGATCTACACCGCCCACGTGCATCGGCGCGACGGCTGCGACATGGGCCTGTACGACGACCTCTACGGCCCGATCGCCGATCGCACCGCGCTGGTCGACGAGACGCCCGGCAGCGAGATCTTCGCGGCGCTCGCGCCGGCCGCGGGCGAGCACGTGGTCAAGAAGCACCGCTACAGCGGCTTCTTCGCGACCGACCTCGACCTGATCCTGCGCGAATGGGGCATCGACACCGTGGCGATCACCGGCACCACGACCGAGAACTGCTGCCATGCGACGGCGCGCGACGCGATGTTCCGCAACTACAAGGTGGCCTTCCTGTCGGATGCGACCGGCACCTTCGACTACCCCGACGTGGGCCAGGGCGCGATGCCGGCCGAGGCGGTGCACCAGGCCACGCTGACCATCCTGGCCTTCTCGACCGCGCACGTGATGACGAGCGAGGAGTTCGTCGGGCGAATCGCCCGCTGA
- a CDS encoding helix-turn-helix domain-containing protein, with protein sequence MKTLVEPGDSFEKWHQVTCRSYSVTQCANAPGGAAFRARVSQRGLGALAFNEIESKLPGAATLRVTRGATDIRRDPRDDFFLWFALGGNTRFSQDERRVSMRPGDMVLHDQARPFSLEFGEWSHAVMVAIPRALLTSRIGTADELVARPVGRDAKLSALAGSVLQQLMALHDDAPPALAQAAMDIWSTALETELAPSRTEAGARDARLVAVKRYLRARLGDPALDGETIARDCHLSLRTLMRLFAAEGTTPARWLWQQRLEASYRALAEGRVRQVSQAALEFGFTDLSHFSRAFKARFGRSPKDVQGKGG encoded by the coding sequence ATGAAAACCCTGGTCGAACCCGGCGACAGCTTCGAGAAGTGGCACCAGGTCACGTGCCGCAGCTACTCGGTCACGCAGTGCGCGAATGCGCCGGGTGGCGCGGCGTTCCGCGCCAGGGTGTCGCAGCGCGGGCTCGGTGCGCTGGCGTTCAACGAGATCGAATCGAAGCTGCCCGGCGCGGCGACCCTCCGCGTCACGCGCGGCGCCACCGACATCCGGCGCGATCCGCGCGACGACTTCTTCCTCTGGTTCGCGCTCGGCGGCAACACGCGCTTCAGCCAGGACGAGCGGCGCGTGAGCATGCGCCCCGGCGACATGGTGCTGCACGACCAAGCGCGGCCCTTCAGCCTCGAATTCGGCGAGTGGTCGCATGCGGTCATGGTCGCGATCCCGCGCGCCTTGCTGACCAGCCGCATCGGCACGGCCGACGAACTCGTGGCCCGGCCCGTCGGGCGCGATGCGAAGCTTTCCGCGCTCGCGGGATCGGTGCTGCAGCAGCTGATGGCGCTGCACGACGATGCGCCGCCGGCGCTCGCGCAGGCCGCGATGGACATCTGGTCGACGGCGCTCGAAACGGAGCTCGCGCCCTCGCGGACCGAGGCCGGCGCGCGCGACGCGCGGCTGGTCGCGGTGAAGCGCTACCTCCGCGCCCGGCTCGGCGACCCGGCGCTCGACGGCGAGACCATCGCGCGCGACTGCCACCTGTCGCTGCGCACGCTGATGCGGCTGTTCGCCGCCGAGGGCACCACGCCCGCGCGCTGGCTCTGGCAGCAGCGGCTCGAGGCCAGCTACCGGGCGCTGGCTGAAGGGCGCGTGCGGCAGGTGTCGCAGGCCGCGCTCGAGTTCGGTTTCACCGACCTCAGCCATTTCAGCCGCGCCTTCAAGGCGAGGTTCGGCCGGTCGCCGAAGGACGTGCAAGGCAAGGGCGGTTGA
- a CDS encoding DUF1801 domain-containing protein, protein MASKAPATIDDYIAAAPPEAHAHLRRLRALLRRVAPEAREAIKWGTPFFIEPRFLFAFSAHKAHLGFAPSAEALEAFRNELAGHQTTKELLKVRYDEPLPEDLIRRIAEHRLRVVKAREDDSFW, encoded by the coding sequence ATGGCCAGCAAGGCGCCCGCCACGATCGACGACTACATCGCCGCGGCCCCGCCCGAGGCCCATGCGCACCTGCGGCGCCTGCGCGCGCTGCTGCGGCGCGTGGCACCCGAGGCCCGGGAGGCCATCAAGTGGGGCACGCCTTTCTTCATCGAGCCGCGCTTCCTGTTCGCCTTCTCGGCGCACAAGGCGCACCTGGGCTTCGCGCCCTCGGCCGAGGCGCTCGAGGCGTTCCGCAATGAACTGGCGGGACATCAGACCACCAAGGAACTGCTCAAGGTCCGCTACGACGAACCGCTGCCCGAGGACCTGATCCGCCGCATCGCCGAGCACCGTCTGCGCGTGGTGAAGGCACGCGAGGACGATTCGTTCTGGTGA
- a CDS encoding ABC transporter substrate-binding protein, translated as MAFWRPLLAAATMAVAALPAAAVQVVVGQVAPMSGLEARQGRAFGVGLKLSFDAVNKAGGINGHTLSLVRKDDLGQPEQTVALTKALVAENRPMVLAGYFGTRNIAALVASGTLEKEKLALVGYRSSELRAPPPLLFNMHADLREELTKITRHLATIGIHRLGVFYEDVPASGELLKLMDELAAASSSRIVVRASYPAGTTKVGDAAEAFLKEPPQAIVMLTSTGAAAAFIERYRMAPKGTAQLVAHSGVDVEQLSQRLSEQHMQGIVIAQVTPSPFRISSKLTREFIESTAGQTLEVPVSYSMFEGYITGRVIAEAVRRQGRTPTREGMAAALASLVNFDFGGYVVDLGPNAGGNGTRFVELTILSNAGKIRQ; from the coding sequence ATGGCGTTCTGGCGTCCGCTGCTCGCGGCCGCCACGATGGCGGTTGCAGCCCTGCCCGCCGCTGCGGTGCAGGTGGTGGTCGGGCAGGTGGCCCCGATGTCCGGGCTCGAGGCGCGGCAGGGACGGGCCTTCGGGGTCGGGCTCAAGCTGAGCTTCGATGCGGTCAACAAGGCCGGCGGCATCAACGGCCACACGCTGAGCCTGGTGCGCAAGGACGATCTCGGCCAGCCCGAGCAGACCGTGGCGCTGACCAAGGCCCTGGTCGCGGAGAACCGGCCGATGGTGCTCGCGGGCTACTTCGGCACGCGCAACATCGCGGCACTCGTGGCCTCGGGCACGCTCGAGAAGGAGAAGCTCGCGCTGGTGGGCTACCGATCATCGGAGCTGCGCGCGCCGCCGCCGCTGCTGTTCAACATGCATGCCGACCTGCGCGAGGAGCTGACCAAGATCACGCGCCACCTCGCCACCATCGGCATCCACCGGCTCGGTGTCTTCTACGAGGACGTGCCCGCCTCCGGCGAACTGCTCAAGCTGATGGACGAGCTCGCGGCGGCATCGTCGTCGCGCATCGTGGTGCGGGCCTCGTACCCGGCGGGCACCACCAAGGTGGGCGACGCCGCCGAGGCCTTCCTCAAGGAACCGCCGCAGGCCATCGTGATGCTGACCAGCACCGGCGCCGCCGCGGCCTTCATCGAGCGCTACCGCATGGCGCCCAAGGGCACGGCGCAACTGGTCGCGCATTCGGGCGTCGACGTGGAGCAGCTCTCGCAGCGGCTGTCGGAGCAGCACATGCAGGGCATCGTGATCGCGCAGGTCACGCCGAGCCCGTTCCGCATCTCGAGCAAGCTGACGCGCGAGTTCATCGAATCCACGGCCGGGCAGACGCTGGAGGTGCCGGTCAGCTACTCGATGTTCGAGGGCTACATCACGGGCCGCGTGATCGCCGAGGCCGTGCGCCGGCAGGGACGCACGCCCACGCGCGAGGGCATGGCCGCGGCGCTGGCCTCGCTGGTGAACTTCGACTTCGGCGGCTACGTGGTCGACCTCGGCCCCAACGCCGGCGGCAACGGCACGCGCTTCGTCGAACTCACGATCCTCAGCAACGCCGGCAAGATCCGGCAGTAG
- a CDS encoding MFS transporter produces the protein MPLPKTGLLAQVSAAHLVSHLHIMALPALLPVLPGAWGLSFVELGLALSVFNVVSALVQAPLGFAVDRFGARRLLMAGLLLGGAAFGSLAFSGHYAWLLAAMALAGIANGVYHPADYAMLSAGIDSARMGKAFSVHTFAGFVGGAIAPALLMGIASTLGVRWAFAATGLAGLLAWAFLFAGEKPALAARPAGKPKTAGGSGAGVRILTPAILTLTLLYVLLSLSTNSIGSFSVSALVGGYGVNLTWANAAVTAFLFASAFGVLAGGALADRTRRHGLVAAVAFAGAAVLAALAAWGRLPDLALVLCLGATGFLTGVITPSRDMLVRAAAPPGAEGRAFGIVSTGFNIGGAVGPMLFGWLLDRGHFSGIFWAAVVFMVLTVMLTLLQEHRATRAPRPLSRPAAT, from the coding sequence ATGCCCCTTCCCAAGACCGGCCTGCTCGCGCAGGTCTCCGCCGCCCACCTCGTCAGCCACCTGCACATCATGGCGCTGCCCGCGCTGCTGCCGGTGTTGCCCGGCGCGTGGGGCCTGAGCTTCGTCGAGCTCGGCCTCGCGCTCAGCGTGTTCAACGTGGTCTCGGCGCTGGTGCAGGCGCCGCTGGGCTTCGCGGTCGACCGCTTCGGCGCGCGGCGCCTGCTGATGGCCGGCCTGCTGCTGGGCGGCGCGGCCTTCGGCTCGCTCGCGTTCTCGGGCCACTACGCCTGGCTGCTCGCCGCGATGGCGCTGGCGGGCATCGCCAACGGCGTCTACCACCCGGCCGACTACGCGATGCTCTCGGCCGGCATCGACAGCGCGCGCATGGGCAAGGCCTTCTCGGTCCACACCTTCGCGGGCTTCGTCGGCGGCGCCATCGCGCCGGCCCTGCTGATGGGCATCGCCAGCACGCTGGGCGTGCGCTGGGCCTTCGCCGCCACCGGCCTCGCCGGACTGCTGGCCTGGGCCTTCCTGTTCGCGGGCGAGAAGCCGGCGCTTGCGGCACGGCCCGCGGGCAAGCCGAAGACCGCTGGCGGCAGCGGGGCTGGCGTGCGCATCCTCACGCCCGCGATCCTCACGCTCACGTTGCTCTACGTGCTGCTGAGCCTCAGCACGAACTCGATCGGCAGCTTCTCGGTGTCGGCGCTGGTCGGCGGCTACGGCGTGAACCTCACCTGGGCCAATGCGGCCGTCACGGCCTTCCTGTTCGCCAGCGCCTTCGGCGTGCTGGCCGGCGGCGCGTTGGCCGACCGCACGCGCCGCCACGGCCTGGTGGCGGCGGTCGCGTTCGCGGGCGCGGCCGTGCTCGCGGCACTCGCCGCCTGGGGCCGGCTGCCCGATCTCGCGCTCGTGCTGTGCCTGGGCGCCACCGGTTTCCTGACCGGCGTGATCACGCCCTCGCGCGACATGCTCGTGCGCGCCGCCGCACCGCCCGGCGCCGAGGGCCGTGCCTTCGGCATCGTCTCCACGGGCTTCAACATCGGCGGCGCGGTCGGCCCGATGCTGTTCGGCTGGCTGCTCGACCGCGGGCATTTCAGCGGCATCTTCTGGGCCGCGGTGGTCTTCATGGTGCTGACCGTGATGCTGACCCTGCTGCAGGAGCACCGCGCGACGCGCGCACCAAGGCCGCTGTCCCGCCCCGCCGCGACTTGA
- a CDS encoding ABC transporter substrate-binding protein encodes MTMHRRAAVAGALLLAFSGLAFGQGKEIPVGVFNAMTGTYAFGGVPIQNAMKLALEEANAQGLPGGNKFRIVEGDTAGDKGQVINLVNQFGKRDNVMLILGPTVSAEALAGAPVANDLKLPILAIGSSPGILATGPWAFKIQATPTDIMGFLGKLASEKLGVKRVVLLHDQSSDGYIGQKNALADYFTKAGVTIAADEKFISSDSNFLALATKIATTPTDAIFIAAPAEVSANLILQIRQAGLESKVKFIGPSTLGSAGFIKAGGKAVEGTYFVSDYSPNNPSPMNQAFVKAYQAKYKAAPDNWAGMGYALGQVAVQAVKNAGPNPDRTKIRDELAKLNKVPMVLGNGTWSVDAGRNPSYGGVLLQVKGGEFVAVQ; translated from the coding sequence ATGACCATGCATCGCAGAGCCGCCGTCGCCGGCGCGCTGCTTCTCGCCTTCAGCGGCCTCGCCTTCGGGCAGGGCAAGGAGATCCCCGTCGGCGTGTTCAACGCAATGACCGGCACCTACGCCTTCGGCGGCGTGCCGATCCAGAACGCCATGAAGCTCGCGCTGGAGGAAGCCAACGCGCAGGGGCTGCCCGGCGGCAACAAGTTCAGGATCGTCGAGGGCGACACCGCGGGCGACAAGGGCCAGGTCATCAACCTCGTCAACCAGTTCGGCAAGCGCGACAACGTGATGCTGATCCTCGGCCCCACGGTCAGCGCCGAGGCCCTGGCCGGCGCGCCGGTGGCCAACGATCTCAAGCTGCCGATCCTCGCCATCGGCAGCTCGCCCGGCATCCTCGCCACCGGCCCCTGGGCCTTCAAGATCCAGGCCACGCCGACCGACATCATGGGCTTCCTCGGCAAGCTGGCTTCGGAGAAGCTCGGCGTGAAGCGCGTGGTGCTGCTGCACGACCAGAGCAGCGACGGCTACATCGGCCAGAAGAATGCGCTGGCCGACTACTTCACCAAGGCCGGCGTCACCATCGCGGCCGACGAGAAGTTCATCTCCTCCGACTCGAACTTCCTCGCGCTCGCGACCAAGATCGCGACCACCCCCACCGACGCCATCTTCATCGCCGCGCCGGCCGAGGTCTCGGCCAACCTGATCCTGCAGATCCGCCAGGCCGGGCTCGAGTCGAAGGTCAAGTTCATCGGCCCCTCGACGCTGGGCTCGGCCGGCTTCATCAAGGCCGGCGGCAAGGCGGTCGAGGGCACCTACTTCGTGTCGGACTATTCGCCCAACAATCCCTCGCCGATGAACCAGGCCTTCGTGAAGGCCTACCAGGCCAAGTACAAGGCCGCGCCCGACAACTGGGCCGGCATGGGCTATGCGCTGGGCCAGGTCGCGGTGCAGGCGGTGAAGAACGCCGGCCCGAACCCCGACCGCACCAAGATTCGCGACGAGCTCGCGAAGCTCAACAAGGTGCCGATGGTGCTGGGCAACGGCACCTGGAGCGTGGACGCGGGACGCAACCCGAGCTACGGCGGCGTGCTGCTGCAGGTGAAGGGCGGGGAGTTCGTGGCGGTGCAGTGA
- a CDS encoding cytochrome P450 has translation MNATATLSIPDAPVLDEDPFSDANIADPYPLFDRMREMAPAVYVAPHGYYAVTRHAEAGIVASDFERFTVEGGVGMSDIRKPGAWRTRSPISEIDPPEHTRVRAALQRILSPLVVKSWKEKFAQRAEEIAEAAVARGRVDGVADITEAYVLEVFPAVLGIAVPPERIKLTGELNFNQLGPNNERVAQALERAAPIMDWYQQVLQREHTLPGGFAEKIYEAEDAGHFDKGTAPLHVRSFFRAGVDTTIAGIGSTLKLLAEHPDQFALVKANPALIKGAFEEALRLESPAQVMFRTTTGEVELGGVRLRADTKVGYHMGAANRDPRQWPDPARFDVTRQTAGVHRAFGVGAHVCIGQMISRLEAESILGALVRRVQRIEPAGASRWRPVNTLRTLDVLPLELVAE, from the coding sequence ATGAACGCCACCGCCACCCTGTCGATCCCCGACGCACCGGTCCTCGACGAGGATCCGTTCTCCGACGCGAACATCGCCGATCCCTACCCGCTGTTCGACCGCATGCGCGAGATGGCCCCCGCGGTCTACGTCGCGCCGCACGGCTACTACGCCGTCACGCGCCATGCCGAGGCCGGCATCGTCGCGAGCGACTTCGAGCGCTTCACCGTCGAGGGCGGCGTGGGCATGAGCGACATCCGCAAGCCCGGCGCCTGGCGCACGCGCAGCCCGATCTCGGAGATCGACCCGCCCGAGCACACGCGCGTTCGCGCCGCGCTGCAGCGCATCCTGTCGCCGCTGGTGGTCAAGAGCTGGAAGGAGAAGTTCGCGCAGCGCGCCGAGGAGATCGCCGAGGCCGCGGTGGCGCGCGGCCGCGTCGACGGCGTGGCCGACATCACCGAGGCCTACGTGCTCGAGGTGTTCCCGGCCGTGCTCGGCATCGCGGTGCCGCCCGAGCGCATCAAGCTCACGGGCGAGCTCAACTTCAACCAGCTCGGGCCGAACAACGAGCGCGTGGCGCAGGCGCTCGAGCGCGCCGCGCCGATCATGGACTGGTACCAGCAGGTGCTGCAACGCGAGCACACGCTGCCCGGCGGCTTCGCCGAGAAGATCTACGAGGCCGAGGACGCGGGCCATTTCGACAAGGGGACGGCGCCGCTGCATGTGCGCTCCTTCTTCCGCGCCGGCGTCGACACCACCATCGCCGGCATCGGATCGACGCTCAAGCTGCTGGCCGAGCACCCCGACCAGTTCGCGCTCGTGAAGGCCAACCCGGCGCTCATCAAGGGTGCGTTCGAGGAGGCGCTGCGGCTGGAGTCGCCGGCGCAGGTGATGTTCCGCACCACCACGGGCGAGGTCGAGCTCGGCGGCGTGCGACTGCGCGCCGACACCAAGGTCGGCTACCACATGGGTGCGGCCAACCGCGACCCGCGCCAGTGGCCCGATCCGGCGCGCTTCGACGTCACGCGCCAGACCGCGGGCGTGCACCGCGCCTTCGGCGTGGGCGCGCACGTGTGCATCGGCCAGATGATCTCGCGGCTCGAGGCCGAGAGCATCCTCGGCGCGCTGGTGCGCCGCGTGCAGCGCATCGAGCCCGCGGGCGCATCGCGCTGGCGGCCGGTGAACACGCTGCGCACGCTCGACGTACTGCCGCTGGAGTTGGTGGCCGAATAG
- a CDS encoding nuclear transport factor 2 family protein: MRFPQLPVEDELEIRSLFARYGHLADAGDPDFAQLFTEDASWTRANSPPASQGGSGLPPETIHGRDHLLALMEEVMKKKFRQRMHHQMTDFYAVPGAGADEAHGHARALITDWRDGPGKIAMFGTYDLRFRRTGEGWRIADMTVRVLPSAD, from the coding sequence ATGCGCTTTCCGCAACTGCCCGTCGAGGACGAGCTCGAGATCCGTTCCCTGTTCGCCCGCTACGGCCACCTGGCCGATGCCGGCGACCCCGACTTCGCCCAGCTGTTCACCGAGGACGCCAGCTGGACCCGCGCCAACTCGCCACCCGCCTCGCAGGGCGGCAGCGGCCTTCCGCCCGAAACCATCCATGGCCGCGACCATCTGCTCGCGCTGATGGAAGAGGTGATGAAGAAGAAGTTCAGGCAGCGCATGCACCACCAGATGACCGACTTCTACGCCGTGCCCGGCGCAGGCGCCGACGAGGCCCACGGCCATGCGCGCGCGCTCATCACCGACTGGCGCGACGGCCCCGGCAAGATCGCGATGTTCGGCACCTACGACCTGCGCTTCCGGCGCACCGGCGAGGGCTGGCGCATCGCCGACATGACCGTGCGCGTGCTGCCGAGCGCGGATTGA
- a CDS encoding branched-chain amino acid ABC transporter permease, whose product MLMQQLLNGVVVGSVYALFALGFTLLFGVNHIMNMAHGSVFMWGAFAGLYAVTVLDAPIYVALLIGMLAGGLVSVALDLFAFRPLRRRGAPEFSAIVSSIGADLVLLALAQKLSNTAVMRFPFDAFPVVIYTIGGVRVQLLQLVIVALVVAMVFGLVWYLYRTGFGQRIRCVAYSEQTSRLLGINPGPVNMQVFLISGALAGMAGVLIGLVFNSVHFAMGEPLLLRAFVIIILGGLGSIPGALIAGLAIGIVQTLAVAYVSSGVAEAIVFTALFVVILVRPTGLFGQSSAAMRVQRA is encoded by the coding sequence ATGCTGATGCAACAACTACTCAATGGCGTGGTCGTGGGCAGCGTCTATGCGCTGTTCGCGCTCGGGTTTACCCTTCTGTTCGGGGTCAACCACATCATGAACATGGCCCATGGCTCGGTGTTCATGTGGGGCGCGTTCGCGGGCCTGTACGCGGTCACGGTGCTCGACGCGCCGATCTATGTCGCCCTGCTGATCGGCATGCTCGCGGGCGGGCTGGTCTCGGTGGCGCTGGACCTGTTCGCGTTCCGCCCGCTGCGCCGCCGCGGCGCGCCGGAGTTCTCGGCCATCGTGTCATCGATCGGCGCCGACCTGGTGCTGCTCGCGCTGGCGCAGAAGCTGTCGAACACGGCCGTGATGCGCTTTCCCTTCGATGCCTTCCCGGTGGTCATCTACACCATCGGCGGGGTGCGCGTGCAGCTGCTGCAGCTGGTGATCGTGGCGCTGGTGGTGGCGATGGTGTTCGGCCTGGTCTGGTACCTCTACCGCACCGGTTTCGGCCAGCGCATCCGCTGCGTGGCCTATTCGGAGCAGACCTCGCGATTGCTGGGCATCAACCCCGGGCCGGTGAACATGCAGGTGTTCCTGATCTCGGGCGCGCTCGCGGGCATGGCCGGCGTGCTGATCGGGCTGGTCTTCAACTCGGTGCACTTCGCGATGGGCGAGCCGCTGCTGCTGCGCGCCTTCGTGATCATCATCCTCGGCGGGCTCGGCAGCATTCCGGGCGCGCTGATCGCGGGGCTCGCGATCGGCATCGTGCAGACGCTCGCGGTGGCCTATGTCTCCTCGGGCGTGGCGGAGGCGATCGTCTTCACCGCGCTGTTCGTCGTCATCCTGGTCCGGCCCACCGGCCTGTTCGGTCAATCGTCCGCCGCCATGCGGGTGCAACGCGCATGA
- a CDS encoding branched-chain amino acid ABC transporter permease — translation MMNFFYTYQSLFDHILVYAMLAMSQYVVLRAGVFSLGSAGFAAIGAYGCALLVVKAGWPPLAAIAAGTALGGAASAVLAFPLSRLRGVFQAVATLAMVQIVLSATQNWTSVTNGAIGISGIPKVAGTGELLLIVVAVVVLLAAMGRHSIGRAMDVIREDETVAVSLGISVPYHQRIAFILSGLLAGLGGALQASSSYAITPGEFGFGMLVAVLAMVVLGGRTSVWGALVGAAILTTLPELFRVFADYRNVVQGILLMLVIVYLPRGVADTAIALLHDRRLRRQAGHAPRAPAAPAVPKAPIVKTSIEGGLRP, via the coding sequence ATGATGAACTTCTTCTACACCTACCAGTCGTTGTTCGACCACATCCTGGTCTACGCGATGCTCGCGATGAGCCAGTACGTGGTGCTGCGCGCGGGCGTGTTCTCGCTCGGCAGCGCGGGTTTCGCCGCCATCGGCGCCTATGGCTGCGCGCTGCTGGTGGTCAAGGCCGGCTGGCCGCCGCTGGCGGCGATCGCCGCGGGCACCGCGCTCGGCGGCGCGGCGAGCGCCGTGCTAGCCTTTCCGCTGTCGCGGCTGCGCGGCGTGTTCCAGGCGGTCGCCACCCTGGCCATGGTGCAGATCGTGCTGTCGGCCACGCAGAACTGGACCAGCGTGACCAACGGCGCGATCGGCATCAGCGGCATTCCGAAGGTGGCCGGCACCGGCGAGCTGCTGCTGATCGTGGTCGCGGTGGTGGTGCTGCTGGCCGCGATGGGCCGCCACAGCATCGGCCGCGCGATGGACGTGATCCGCGAGGACGAGACCGTGGCCGTGTCGCTCGGCATCTCGGTGCCCTACCACCAGCGCATCGCCTTCATCCTCTCGGGCCTGCTCGCGGGCCTGGGCGGCGCGCTGCAGGCCTCGAGCAGCTATGCCATCACGCCCGGCGAGTTCGGCTTCGGCATGCTGGTGGCGGTGCTCGCGATGGTGGTGCTCGGCGGGCGAACTTCTGTGTGGGGCGCGCTCGTGGGCGCGGCGATTCTCACCACCTTGCCCGAGCTGTTCCGCGTGTTCGCCGACTACCGCAACGTGGTGCAGGGCATCCTGCTGATGCTGGTGATCGTCTACCTGCCGCGCGGCGTGGCCGACACCGCGATCGCGCTGCTGCACGACCGCCGTTTGCGGCGCCAGGCGGGCCATGCGCCGCGCGCGCCCGCGGCACCGGCGGTGCCCAAGGCACCCATCGTCAAGACATCGATCGAAGGAGGCCTGCGCCCATGA